CGAAGGCAACGGACAAGACCCATGGGAAGATCCTTGAACGATTAGGTGCGGATTATATTGTCTACCCTGAGCAAGACTCCGCTATACGTTTAGCTCGAATGATTACTAGGTCCTCAATATTGGACATGGTGGAGTTATACGATAGAGTTTTTATGATGGAGATAAACGCGACTGGGCCTATCGTAAATAAGCCTTTGGAATCCCTTGATTTACCAAATAAGTTTGGCGTCCAAGTCGTCACTATCCTACGAGGAGACGAAACCATTTTTCCCGTTTCTGCTACAGATATTGCGGAAGAAGGAGACCGCGTCGTATTACTTGGGCCTGGACAAGCCCTTCAGAGGTTGGCAAGGGCAGTTGGCTCATCTTAAGCATCTTTAGACCAGTGGGAGCGTTAGACATGCTACATATGGATTCTTGGCAACATGCCTTGACAGTACTTATCGTGATTTTCGCAGGTGGCTTGATTGTCGGTAAGTTAACAGAGAAACCTCGAATCCCTGACGTTGCGGCATATTTAGTGTATGGGATCCTAATTGGGCCTGCTGTATTTAACTTGATACAGGAACCGAGTCAGTCGCAGGTCAATCAATTACTACTCAATATGGGTGCTACATTGATTTTGTTTGACGGAGGCCGTAGTGTTCAGTTTTCTGTCTTAAAGAAAGTCTGGATAAGCATCGTGATGCTTGCAACCATCGGTGTACTGGTGACGGCTTTTGTTATGGGAATAGCCGCACACTACATTCTCGGAACGCCTTGGCTTCTGTCGATTTTGCTCGGTTCCGTGATTGCGTCGACCGATCCGGCCACGTTAATTCCTGTATTTAGACGCGTAGCTATTGTTCCAAGACTACAACAAACTGTGGAATCGGAGTCTGCGTTTAATGACGCAACGGGTGCTGTATTAGTGTTCACTGTGTTGGGGCTGTTAGCGGCAGGCGGACATGTACATTGGTATGAACCTATATGGACATTTGTAGAATCGGCCGTTTTAGGTCTTTTAATTGGCGCTGCTTTCGGACTACTTGGCTTGTGGTTGGTATCC
This is a stretch of genomic DNA from Alicyclobacillus dauci. It encodes these proteins:
- a CDS encoding potassium channel family protein, coding for MAYRNSTLLANIRNIGKRNPKTIGVIGAGRFGSSAAQELLENGHDVLLIDKDPKRLESLAGDCTTAIGDAQSPEFLEEAGIKEVDAVIVAIGENESASNHAVINCKDFELFVVAKATDKTHGKILERLGADYIVYPEQDSAIRLARMITRSSILDMVELYDRVFMMEINATGPIVNKPLESLDLPNKFGVQVVTILRGDETIFPVSATDIAEEGDRVVLLGPGQALQRLARAVGSS
- a CDS encoding cation:proton antiporter, with the translated sequence MLHMDSWQHALTVLIVIFAGGLIVGKLTEKPRIPDVAAYLVYGILIGPAVFNLIQEPSQSQVNQLLLNMGATLILFDGGRSVQFSVLKKVWISIVMLATIGVLVTAFVMGIAAHYILGTPWLLSILLGSVIASTDPATLIPVFRRVAIVPRLQQTVESESAFNDATGAVLVFTVLGLLAAGGHVHWYEPIWTFVESAVLGLLIGAAFGLLGLWLVSTRAWGIFHEYGSIVMLVIGLASYQLTSSLGASGFMAAFTAGVICGNGKTFRWPFANYTEENINHFGSSITLIMRMLIFVLLGTQVNFGLVSKYLWMGLILVLIFIVIARPLAVFSSVWADKRARWRRNHIAFMCWVRETGVIPAALSGMLVAKGITGARIISAITFLAILLTIVIQASTTGFVAKRLDVLKESEQEEL